The following are from one region of the Paracoccus sp. S3-43 genome:
- a CDS encoding DUF72 domain-containing protein, with protein MIRIGIGGWTFAPWRGGAFYPDDLPQRRELEYASRRLTSIEINATYYGSQKPESFQKWHDETPEDFVFALKGPRFATNRKVLAEAGDSVARFLDSGIARLGAKLGPLNWQLAETKTFDPQDFAAFLALLPASHDGLPLRHAVEARHDSFAGDEAAALCRDRGVALVRALDSKFPEIAADTADFGYWRLMGTTDRANGYADADLDRWADMARRAGKDRDLYLYVISGEKARNPAAAMALIDRLKDHP; from the coding sequence ATGATCCGCATCGGCATCGGCGGCTGGACCTTCGCGCCCTGGCGCGGCGGCGCCTTCTATCCCGACGACCTGCCGCAGCGGCGGGAACTGGAATATGCCAGCCGCCGCCTGACCTCGATCGAGATCAACGCGACCTATTACGGCAGCCAGAAGCCCGAGAGCTTCCAGAAATGGCATGACGAGACGCCCGAGGACTTCGTCTTCGCGCTGAAAGGGCCGCGCTTCGCCACCAACCGCAAGGTTCTGGCCGAGGCGGGCGACAGCGTGGCGCGGTTCCTGGATTCGGGCATCGCGCGGCTGGGGGCCAAGCTGGGACCGCTGAACTGGCAATTGGCCGAGACGAAGACGTTCGACCCCCAGGATTTCGCGGCTTTCCTGGCGCTGCTGCCCGCCAGCCATGACGGCCTTCCCCTGCGCCACGCGGTCGAGGCGCGCCATGACAGCTTTGCCGGCGACGAGGCCGCCGCCCTGTGCCGCGACCGCGGCGTGGCCCTGGTCCGCGCATTGGACAGCAAGTTTCCCGAAATCGCCGCCGACACCGCCGATTTCGGCTATTGGCGGCTGATGGGCACGACCGACCGCGCGAACGGCTATGCCGATGCCGACCTGGACCGCTGGGCCGACATGGCGCGGCGGGCGGGCAAGGACCGCGACCTGTATCTCTACGTCATCTCGGGCGAAAAGGCCCGCAACCCGGCTGCCGCGATGGCGCTGATCGACCGTCTGAAGGACCATCCATGA
- a CDS encoding membrane dipeptidase, with the protein MLKRTFAAVAVLAVLAAAAFFVFAPGYVERGLNPLRMPAGGWPVSAETQALHDRLVIGDWHSDTLLWDRDILDRADRGHSDVPRLLDGNVAVQVFTTVTKSPRGQNYDQNSAEAPDNITPLFIGQLRPIRSWFSLRERALVQAEALAKAAEEAPDRLRLIRTRADLQAVLDARAGGQRVLGAVLGSEGGHPLEGEIGNLDVLYDAGFRLMGLTHFFDNELGGSLHGEGGTGAGLSDFGRQVVAGMIRRGMVIDLAHASPLMVQDVLAIPEARPILSHTGIHGHCGSHRNLDDDLVRRIAAKGGMIGIGFWSDVVCGGTPAHIAESIVAAIALVGEDHVSLGSDYDGSVGVPFDAAHLAALTQALMDQGLTEAQIAKVMGGNMIRYLSETLPEG; encoded by the coding sequence ATGCTGAAACGGACATTTGCTGCGGTGGCGGTGTTGGCGGTCCTGGCCGCCGCAGCATTTTTCGTCTTCGCGCCGGGCTATGTCGAACGCGGCCTGAACCCGCTGCGGATGCCGGCCGGGGGCTGGCCGGTCTCGGCCGAGACGCAGGCCCTGCATGACCGGCTGGTGATCGGCGACTGGCATTCCGACACCCTGCTGTGGGATCGCGACATCCTGGACCGCGCCGACCGGGGCCATAGCGACGTGCCCCGGCTGCTGGACGGCAATGTCGCGGTGCAGGTCTTCACCACGGTTACGAAAAGCCCGCGCGGCCAGAATTACGACCAGAACAGCGCCGAGGCCCCCGACAACATCACGCCGCTGTTCATCGGCCAGTTGCGCCCGATCCGGTCGTGGTTTTCGCTGCGGGAACGCGCGCTTGTGCAGGCCGAGGCCCTGGCGAAGGCCGCAGAGGAGGCGCCCGACCGGCTGCGCCTGATCCGCACACGCGCCGACCTGCAAGCCGTTCTGGACGCGCGCGCGGGCGGGCAGCGGGTGCTGGGCGCGGTGCTGGGGTCCGAGGGCGGGCATCCGCTGGAAGGCGAGATCGGCAATCTGGACGTGCTGTATGACGCCGGGTTCCGGCTGATGGGGCTGACGCATTTCTTCGACAACGAGCTGGGCGGCAGCCTGCATGGCGAAGGTGGCACGGGCGCGGGGCTGTCGGATTTCGGGCGGCAGGTGGTCGCCGGCATGATCCGGCGCGGCATGGTGATCGACCTCGCCCATGCCTCGCCCCTGATGGTGCAGGACGTGCTGGCGATCCCGGAGGCGCGGCCGATCCTGTCCCATACCGGCATCCACGGCCATTGTGGCAGCCACCGCAACCTGGACGACGATCTGGTCCGCCGGATCGCGGCCAAGGGCGGCATGATCGGCATCGGCTTCTGGTCCGACGTGGTCTGCGGCGGCACCCCCGCCCATATCGCGGAAAGCATCGTCGCAGCCATCGCCCTGGTGGGCGAGGATCACGTGTCGCTGGGGTCCGATTATGACGGCTCGGTCGGGGTGCCCTTCGACGCGGCGCATCTGGCGGCGCTGACCCAGGCGCTGATGGACCAGGGCCTGACCGAGGCGCAGATCGCCAAGGTCATGGGCGGCAACATGATCCGCTATCTGTCCGAAACCCTGCCCGAAGGCTAG
- the rbsD gene encoding D-ribose pyranase, translating into MKRTALLHSELSGLIAAMGHGDLLVIGDAGLPVPPGVRCIDLAVTRGIPGFFDVLDAVLAELVVERSAWASEASADLAQALRARDLGRAEIVAHTDFKALTRGARAVVRTGEFTPYANVALWSGVAF; encoded by the coding sequence ATGAAGCGCACCGCCTTGCTGCATTCCGAACTGTCCGGCCTGATCGCCGCGATGGGCCATGGCGACCTGCTGGTGATCGGCGATGCCGGGCTGCCCGTCCCGCCGGGGGTGCGCTGCATAGACCTGGCGGTGACGCGCGGTATCCCTGGGTTCTTCGACGTGCTGGACGCGGTGCTGGCCGAACTGGTGGTGGAGCGATCTGCCTGGGCCAGCGAGGCATCGGCGGATCTGGCCCAGGCCCTGCGCGCCCGCGACCTGGGCAGGGCCGAGATCGTTGCGCATACGGATTTCAAGGCCCTGACCCGCGGCGCCCGCGCGGTGGTGCGGACCGGAGAGTTCACGCCCTATGCCAATGTGGCGCTGTGGTCGGGTGTGGCGTTCTGA
- a CDS encoding circularly permuted type 2 ATP-grasp protein, with protein sequence MTGEAAFAMGQPRSASYRPLPGVPDEMVGPDGLIRPPWRRLTAHLDALSDEALTRDLARADRYLLDSGVFYRQYGEGQSVERPWPLSRIPVLLAEEEWSRIARALMQRADLLETVIADLYGPNALVASGQLPAALVAGNPEWLRPMVGVRPRGGHFLHFLAFELGRGPDGQWWVLADRTQAPSGAGYALENRVAMTRAYSELYPAGNVHRLAGFFRAFRDALRDQAGDRDGRVAILTPGPMNETYFEHAYIARYLGFTLLEGDDLIVADDRLMVRSVQGMAPVDVLWRRLDGNYADPLELDPASRIGTPGMTAALRAGAVTMVNALGSGVLETRALMAFLPQLAPELARAPLAMPNIATWWCGTASARAEVRADPRRMVLADALTTRAPFDPRDDLIRAAALSPQALDRRLAEGGGDLVAQESVTLSTTPALVDGRLVPRPMMLRVFLARTADGWTVMPGGFARIGATADASAIAMQQGGAAADVWVVGRDPVPVITLARQASAADKRLVPGGLPARAADNLFWLGRYAERAEGIVRLMRAYHMRLAESGDAGAGLLAGFDPLFRQIGIDPAAPIPQRLLDNLAAAIGSAGRVRDRFSPDAWSALHDIDRSARAMAPRVAPGDDAARALSALLRKLAGISGLVHENMYRFVGWRFLTIGRLHERAMGTAALLAVLCDEAAPEGALDLAIEVGDSVLTHRRRFTLDASRATVIDLLALDPLNPRALRHQIDGLREQVDMLPAANDHGALSPLARAALRLHADLATADPDSLTTDALWSLRGRIGGLSDLLTAAYFP encoded by the coding sequence ATGACCGGCGAGGCCGCCTTTGCCATGGGACAGCCGCGCAGCGCGTCCTATCGCCCGCTGCCCGGCGTCCCGGACGAGATGGTCGGGCCGGACGGCCTGATCCGCCCGCCCTGGCGCAGGCTGACAGCCCATCTGGACGCGCTGTCGGACGAGGCGCTGACCCGCGACCTGGCCCGCGCCGACCGCTATCTGCTGGATAGCGGGGTCTTCTATCGCCAATACGGCGAAGGGCAGTCGGTCGAACGGCCCTGGCCGCTGAGCCGGATCCCCGTCCTGCTGGCCGAGGAGGAATGGTCCCGGATCGCCCGCGCCCTGATGCAGCGCGCCGACCTGCTGGAGACGGTGATCGCCGATCTTTACGGCCCGAACGCGCTTGTCGCCTCGGGGCAATTGCCCGCCGCACTGGTCGCGGGCAACCCCGAATGGCTGCGCCCGATGGTCGGCGTCAGGCCGCGCGGCGGGCATTTCCTGCATTTCCTGGCCTTCGAGCTGGGGCGCGGCCCCGACGGGCAATGGTGGGTGCTGGCCGACCGCACCCAGGCGCCGTCGGGCGCGGGCTATGCCTTGGAAAACCGCGTCGCCATGACCCGCGCCTATTCCGAGCTTTACCCCGCAGGCAATGTCCACCGCCTCGCCGGGTTCTTCCGCGCCTTCCGCGACGCATTGCGGGACCAGGCGGGCGACCGCGACGGCCGGGTGGCGATCCTGACCCCCGGCCCGATGAACGAGACCTATTTCGAACATGCCTATATCGCCCGCTATCTGGGATTCACCCTGCTGGAGGGCGACGACCTGATCGTGGCGGACGACCGGCTGATGGTGCGCAGCGTGCAGGGCATGGCCCCGGTCGACGTGCTGTGGCGCAGGCTGGACGGGAACTATGCCGACCCGCTGGAACTGGACCCGGCCTCGCGCATCGGCACGCCCGGCATGACGGCCGCGCTGCGGGCGGGCGCGGTGACGATGGTCAATGCCCTGGGCTCGGGCGTGCTGGAGACCCGCGCGCTGATGGCGTTCCTGCCGCAGCTTGCGCCCGAACTGGCGCGCGCGCCGCTGGCCATGCCGAATATCGCGACCTGGTGGTGCGGCACGGCATCCGCGCGGGCCGAGGTGCGGGCCGATCCCCGCCGGATGGTGCTGGCCGACGCGCTGACCACGCGCGCGCCCTTCGATCCCAGGGACGACCTGATCCGGGCGGCCGCGCTGTCGCCCCAGGCGCTTGACCGCAGGCTGGCCGAGGGCGGCGGCGATCTGGTCGCGCAGGAATCCGTCACCCTGTCCACCACCCCCGCCCTGGTGGACGGCCGGCTGGTGCCGCGCCCCATGATGCTGCGCGTCTTTCTGGCGCGCACCGCCGATGGCTGGACGGTGATGCCCGGCGGCTTCGCCCGGATCGGCGCCACGGCGGACGCCTCGGCCATCGCCATGCAGCAAGGGGGTGCGGCGGCGGATGTCTGGGTGGTGGGCCGCGACCCGGTGCCGGTGATCACCCTGGCGCGCCAGGCCAGTGCCGCCGACAAGCGGCTGGTGCCGGGGGGCCTGCCCGCGCGGGCGGCCGACAACCTGTTCTGGCTGGGCCGCTATGCCGAACGGGCCGAGGGGATCGTGCGGCTGATGCGGGCCTATCACATGCGCCTGGCGGAATCGGGCGATGCGGGGGCGGGGCTGCTGGCGGGCTTCGATCCGCTGTTCCGGCAGATCGGCATCGACCCCGCCGCGCCCATTCCGCAAAGGCTGCTGGACAACCTGGCCGCCGCCATCGGCAGCGCGGGCCGGGTGCGCGACCGCTTTTCCCCCGACGCCTGGTCGGCGCTGCACGACATCGACCGCAGCGCCCGCGCCATGGCCCCCCGCGTGGCGCCGGGCGACGACGCGGCCCGCGCGCTGTCGGCGCTGCTGCGCAAGCTGGCGGGGATCTCGGGCTTGGTGCATGAAAACATGTATCGCTTCGTCGGCTGGCGGTTCCTGACCATCGGGCGGCTGCATGAACGCGCCATGGGCACCGCCGCGCTGCTGGCGGTGCTGTGCGACGAGGCCGCCCCCGAAGGCGCCCTGGACCTGGCGATCGAGGTCGGCGACAGCGTGCTGACCCATCGCCGCCGCTTCACCCTGGACGCGTCCCGCGCGACGGTGATCGACCTGCTGGCGCTGGACCCGCTGAACCCGCGCGCGCTGCGCCACCAGATCGACGGGCTGCGCGAACAGGTGGACATGCTGCCCGCCGCCAACGACCACGGGGCCCTGTCCCCGCTGGCCCGCGCGGCCCTGCGCCTGCACGCGGACCTGGCCACCGCCGATCCCGACAGCCTGACGACCGACGCGCTGTGGTCGCTGCGCGGGCGCATCGGCGGGCTGTCCGACCTGCTGACCGCCGCCTATTTCCCCTGA
- a CDS encoding extracellular solute-binding protein → MRPQKLLSQAALTTSLVTLLVGAAFAQEITLQADPEVRIRPLVEKFNAESPDIKVKLEDISYQTTVESLPIQLASGQGPDMAVVTDLGGLSKYYLDVGPYVDKAYFETQFGQSLAWLRGSQGGDAINGVPITLTVNGAFANATLFEQAGVELPEEGATWEDWAQASKAVADATGLDFAMEIDRSGHRFASLAISYGAELVDEQGNPVVDEGLRQAIETFAQWHRDGIMPMDLWGAIGGSTHRDNFADFINAKVPFYFSGSWKLSPIDKDIGGLFEWRAVATPCGPSSCTAMPGGNALVGWKHTRQPEAVAKFLEFAAQEENLEYYLSTAVYLPTASSLVEKGIDYQGAPASVNEAMALFTQQIPKMAPAAHQFQGWAYQRAMMNAMTTRISQVLNNELDVDTALKRIKEDVELAISAGK, encoded by the coding sequence ATGCGCCCCCAAAAACTGCTTTCGCAGGCTGCCCTGACAACGTCGCTGGTGACGCTTCTCGTGGGTGCTGCTTTCGCTCAAGAAATTACGCTCCAAGCCGACCCCGAGGTCAGGATTCGCCCCCTCGTTGAAAAATTCAACGCCGAGAGTCCTGATATCAAGGTTAAACTTGAAGATATCAGCTATCAGACGACGGTGGAAAGCCTTCCCATACAGCTTGCGTCTGGTCAGGGGCCGGATATGGCGGTGGTGACCGATCTTGGCGGGCTTTCGAAATACTACCTCGATGTCGGACCATATGTCGACAAAGCCTATTTCGAGACACAATTCGGGCAGTCGCTGGCATGGTTGCGCGGTTCTCAGGGGGGTGACGCCATCAATGGCGTTCCGATCACCCTCACCGTCAACGGCGCCTTCGCCAATGCCACGCTGTTCGAACAGGCCGGAGTCGAGCTGCCGGAAGAAGGGGCGACATGGGAAGACTGGGCTCAGGCATCGAAGGCGGTTGCGGATGCGACCGGGCTGGACTTCGCCATGGAAATCGACCGTTCCGGCCACCGCTTCGCCTCGTTGGCAATAAGCTATGGCGCCGAGCTGGTCGATGAGCAGGGCAATCCCGTCGTGGACGAGGGCCTGCGTCAGGCGATCGAGACTTTCGCGCAATGGCACCGGGACGGTATCATGCCGATGGACCTGTGGGGGGCAATTGGCGGCTCGACCCATCGCGACAACTTCGCCGACTTTATCAATGCGAAAGTTCCGTTTTACTTTTCCGGCTCATGGAAGCTCAGCCCGATCGACAAGGACATCGGAGGGTTGTTCGAATGGCGTGCTGTTGCAACCCCCTGTGGCCCCTCCTCCTGCACGGCCATGCCCGGCGGCAATGCGCTGGTGGGCTGGAAACACACGCGCCAACCCGAGGCGGTGGCCAAGTTTCTTGAGTTTGCCGCGCAAGAGGAAAACCTCGAATACTATCTCTCGACCGCAGTCTATCTGCCGACCGCGTCGTCCCTCGTCGAAAAAGGCATCGACTATCAGGGCGCTCCTGCAAGCGTGAACGAGGCGATGGCGCTTTTCACGCAACAGATTCCGAAAATGGCGCCCGCCGCCCATCAGTTCCAAGGCTGGGCCTATCAGCGGGCCATGATGAACGCGATGACAACGCGCATAAGCCAGGTTCTCAACAACGAACTTGACGTCGATACCGCTCTCAAGCGGATCAAGGAAGACGTCGAGCTGGCGATCTCGGCGGGCAAGTAA
- a CDS encoding entericidin EcnAB, with translation MQKTFLGLGAILAMMALAGCQTAQGLGRDVSTAGQVIQQESAEAM, from the coding sequence ATGCAGAAGACCTTTCTTGGCCTGGGCGCCATTCTTGCGATGATGGCCTTGGCCGGGTGCCAGACGGCGCAAGGCCTTGGCCGCGACGTCTCGACCGCCGGTCAGGTGATCCAGCAGGAAAGCGCCGAGGCGATGTAG
- a CDS encoding M3 family oligoendopeptidase, whose protein sequence is MAGQPIFEARDQVTGSDLGNLPEWDLTDLYPAPDSAELTADIALLETEARDFAARYQGRLAELTAPEMLACIEAYQRIDITAGRIMSYVGLRYYQNTLDPARAKQMGDLQGRITDITTPLVFFSLEFNRIPDQTYEAVFTAADGPARYRPVFDRMRAMRPHQLTDELEQFLHDNSVVGAAAWNRLFDETTAALEFDVEGETLGLEATLNLLTDHVRSRREAAARALAAVFGKNVKLFARIHNTLAKEKAIEDKWRKMPTPQYGRHLSNHVEPEVVEALKSAVTAAYPRLSHRYYALKAKWLGLDRLQVWDRNAPLPTASDRIVAWDEARATVLDAYAGFSPRLADLAQPFFDKGWIDAAVTPGKAPGAFAHPTVTTVHPYVMLNYLGKPRDVMTLAHELGHGVHQRLAAGQGELLASTPLTLAETASVFGEMLTFRALLARTTDPAERKALLAGKVEDMINTVVRQIAFYDFECKLHAARAEGELTPDDINALWMSVQAESLGPVFDFMPGYETFWTYVPHFVHSPFYVYAYAFGDGLVNALYAAYESGLPDFQAKYFDLLAAGGSKHHKDLLAPFGLDASDPKFWDKGLSMIEGFIDELEALEA, encoded by the coding sequence ATGGCAGGACAACCGATCTTCGAAGCCCGCGACCAGGTGACGGGCAGCGACCTTGGCAACCTTCCCGAATGGGATCTGACCGACCTGTATCCGGCGCCGGATTCGGCCGAACTGACCGCCGACATCGCCCTGCTGGAAACCGAGGCGCGCGACTTCGCCGCCCGGTATCAGGGCAGGCTGGCCGAACTGACCGCGCCCGAGATGCTGGCCTGCATCGAGGCCTATCAGCGCATCGACATCACCGCAGGGCGGATCATGTCCTATGTCGGGCTGCGCTATTACCAGAACACGCTGGACCCGGCGCGCGCCAAGCAGATGGGCGACCTGCAAGGCCGGATCACCGACATCACCACGCCGCTGGTCTTTTTCAGCCTGGAATTCAACCGCATCCCGGACCAGACCTATGAGGCCGTGTTCACCGCCGCCGATGGCCCGGCCCGCTACAGGCCGGTCTTCGACCGGATGCGCGCCATGCGCCCGCACCAGCTGACGGACGAGCTGGAGCAGTTCCTGCACGACAACTCGGTCGTGGGCGCCGCCGCCTGGAACCGGCTGTTCGACGAGACCACCGCCGCCCTGGAATTCGACGTGGAGGGCGAGACGCTGGGCCTGGAAGCCACGCTGAACCTGCTGACCGACCATGTCCGGTCGCGCCGCGAAGCCGCGGCCCGCGCCCTCGCGGCGGTCTTTGGCAAAAACGTCAAGCTGTTCGCCCGCATCCACAACACGCTGGCCAAGGAAAAGGCCATCGAGGACAAGTGGCGCAAGATGCCCACCCCGCAATACGGCCGTCACCTGTCGAACCATGTCGAACCCGAGGTGGTCGAGGCGCTGAAGAGCGCCGTCACCGCCGCCTATCCGCGCCTGTCGCATCGCTATTATGCGCTGAAGGCGAAATGGCTGGGGCTGGACAGGTTGCAGGTCTGGGACCGCAACGCCCCCCTGCCCACCGCCTCGGACCGGATCGTGGCCTGGGACGAGGCGCGGGCGACGGTGCTGGATGCCTATGCGGGCTTCTCGCCCCGGCTGGCGGATCTGGCGCAGCCCTTCTTCGACAAGGGCTGGATCGACGCCGCCGTGACGCCGGGCAAGGCGCCAGGCGCCTTCGCCCATCCGACCGTGACCACGGTGCATCCCTATGTGATGCTGAACTATCTGGGCAAGCCGCGCGACGTGATGACCCTGGCCCACGAACTGGGCCACGGCGTCCACCAGCGGCTGGCCGCGGGCCAGGGGGAACTGCTGGCCTCGACGCCGCTGACGCTGGCCGAGACGGCATCGGTCTTTGGCGAGATGCTGACCTTCCGCGCGCTGCTGGCCAGGACCACCGATCCGGCCGAGAGGAAGGCCCTGCTGGCCGGCAAGGTCGAGGACATGATCAACACGGTCGTCCGCCAGATCGCCTTCTATGATTTCGAATGCAAGCTGCACGCGGCGCGGGCAGAGGGCGAGTTGACCCCGGACGACATCAACGCGCTGTGGATGTCGGTGCAGGCCGAAAGCCTTGGCCCGGTCTTCGACTTCATGCCGGGTTACGAGACCTTCTGGACCTATGTGCCGCATTTCGTGCATTCGCCCTTCTATGTCTATGCCTATGCCTTCGGCGACGGGCTGGTGAACGCGCTTTACGCGGCCTATGAAAGCGGGCTGCCGGACTTCCAGGCCAAGTATTTCGACCTGCTGGCGGCGGGCGGATCGAAGCATCACAAGGATCTGCTGGCGCCCTTCGGGCTGGACGCCTCGGATCCGAAATTCTGGGACAAAGGGCTGTCGATGATCGAGGGCTTCATCGACGAGCTTGAGGCATTGGAGGCATAG
- a CDS encoding GNAT family N-acetyltransferase, whose product MTSCACGHHHSPRHHHDASGVPVAMRTPLFGLTGRLICRDAAQMMAALSLLPDHIRLSREEPGCLAFDLWQDEDPMVWHLSELFADADAFAAHGQRTEASEWGREGAGIGRDFQRHDVVPVIRRETRHDLDAIDALLRATFGGDDEARLVRKLREDGDLSLSLVAEAAGTILGHAALSPLEAEAPAHALAPVSVTPKAQGRGIGAALVRQAVSWADTASVVVVGAPGYYGPLGFKPADLSSPYAGLAMQMIGTLPRGSAIRHAPAFVTL is encoded by the coding sequence ATGACCTCCTGCGCCTGCGGCCATCATCATTCGCCCCGCCACCATCACGACGCCTCGGGCGTGCCGGTGGCGATGAGGACGCCGCTGTTCGGGCTGACCGGGCGGCTGATCTGCCGGGACGCCGCGCAGATGATGGCGGCGCTGTCGCTGCTGCCCGATCACATCCGGCTGAGCCGCGAGGAACCGGGCTGTCTGGCCTTCGACCTGTGGCAGGATGAGGATCCGATGGTCTGGCACCTGTCGGAACTGTTCGCCGATGCCGACGCCTTCGCCGCCCATGGACAGCGCACCGAGGCCAGCGAATGGGGTCGCGAAGGCGCTGGCATCGGCCGCGACTTCCAGCGCCACGACGTGGTCCCGGTGATCCGCCGAGAGACCCGGCACGACCTGGACGCCATAGACGCGCTGCTGCGCGCGACCTTCGGCGGCGATGACGAGGCGCGGCTGGTGCGCAAGCTGCGCGAGGACGGCGACCTGTCGCTGTCGCTGGTGGCCGAAGCGGCGGGCACGATCCTGGGCCATGCCGCCCTGTCGCCACTGGAGGCCGAGGCACCGGCCCATGCGCTGGCGCCCGTATCGGTCACGCCCAAGGCGCAGGGTCGGGGCATCGGCGCGGCCCTTGTCCGTCAGGCCGTGTCCTGGGCCGACACGGCCTCGGTCGTGGTGGTCGGCGCGCCGGGCTATTACGGGCCGCTGGGCTTCAAGCCCGCCGATCTGTCCTCGCCCTATGCCGGGCTGGCGATGCAGATGATCGGCACCCTGCCCAGGGGCAGCGCCATCCGCCATGCGCCCGCTTTTGTGACGCTGTAG
- a CDS encoding sugar ABC transporter permease — protein MTNGAMSSAVGALASLPARAVEPFWKWAQRRLGMKALPWLFLLPNLLIIFTFALIPVAINVVFSITGSDNLYPSQRPFIGLSNYRTLADCGNFLDPSTCSRDLFWRAVGNSLLFVPLQTLAMVGVALMTAIALNKKIRARGFFRGVFFFPVMLSPVVVAMTWQWLLQRNGVLNAIISLFGANRASWLADPNLAFFWSIFVTVWAHCGFFMIILLAGLQSIPTDVYEAAKMDRASPFRVFWKVTIPLLRPVLLVVFVLAVIRSVQTFDEIYVLTGGGPGSATMLVVQYIYETGFAQQPRNYGLAAAGSLILGFVLLIFTLVQLRISRGEND, from the coding sequence ATGACAAACGGGGCAATGTCCTCTGCGGTCGGCGCCTTGGCGTCGTTGCCTGCAAGAGCGGTTGAGCCGTTCTGGAAATGGGCGCAGCGGCGGTTGGGAATGAAAGCCCTGCCATGGCTGTTTCTGCTGCCCAATCTGCTGATTATCTTCACCTTCGCGCTGATCCCGGTCGCGATCAACGTGGTGTTTTCCATCACGGGATCGGACAATCTCTATCCCTCCCAGCGGCCTTTTATCGGGCTTAGCAACTATCGCACGCTTGCCGATTGCGGCAACTTCCTTGATCCATCCACCTGCTCGCGCGATTTGTTCTGGCGGGCTGTCGGAAATTCGCTTCTTTTCGTGCCGCTTCAGACCTTGGCGATGGTCGGCGTGGCGCTGATGACGGCGATCGCACTCAACAAGAAAATCCGCGCGCGCGGTTTCTTCCGGGGTGTGTTCTTTTTCCCGGTAATGCTGTCGCCTGTGGTCGTCGCGATGACCTGGCAATGGCTCCTGCAGCGCAACGGCGTTCTCAACGCGATCATCAGCCTGTTCGGCGCAAATCGCGCCAGCTGGCTGGCGGATCCGAACCTGGCGTTCTTCTGGTCGATCTTCGTGACCGTCTGGGCCCATTGCGGCTTCTTCATGATTATCCTGCTGGCCGGACTGCAATCGATCCCGACCGATGTTTACGAGGCAGCCAAGATGGATCGCGCGTCGCCGTTCCGAGTATTCTGGAAGGTGACAATTCCCCTGCTGCGTCCCGTGCTGCTGGTGGTTTTCGTGCTGGCTGTCATTCGCTCTGTCCAGACCTTCGATGAGATTTACGTTCTCACGGGTGGCGGACCGGGTTCGGCAACGATGCTGGTCGTGCAATATATCTATGAAACCGGTTTCGCGCAGCAGCCGCGCAATTATGGGCTTGCCGCAGCCGGGTCGCTGATTCTTGGCTTTGTCCTTCTGATCTTTACGCTTGTCCAGCTCCGCATATCGCGAGGTGAAAATGACTGA
- a CDS encoding transglutaminase family protein codes for MLYRLRLSFRYDFARPTGAGRQLLRISPADLPGLQEVQQTAITVTPPPVERSGFTDFFGNEVTQLVLPAGLTQLRFDMSGRVLRHGDETELDLSASPASLALDLAEITDLGPHSPHHFLRPSPRIPHVAAIADFARAACAGAPTLREAVQSLGRALYAHMRFDSAATEIDTPIADAFAGRHGVCQDFSQIMISGLRGIGVPGAYVSGFLRTVPPPGRPRLEGADAMHAWVRAWTGAEAGWCEYDPTNACFVGADHVTIGYGRDYGDVAPVTGSMRLAGSQSGSHSVDIIAED; via the coding sequence ATGCTGTACCGTCTGCGCCTGTCCTTCCGCTATGACTTCGCCCGTCCCACCGGCGCCGGGCGGCAGCTTCTGCGCATCAGCCCCGCCGACCTGCCGGGCCTGCAAGAGGTCCAGCAGACCGCCATCACCGTCACCCCGCCGCCCGTCGAACGCAGCGGCTTCACCGATTTCTTCGGCAACGAGGTGACCCAGCTGGTCCTGCCCGCCGGTCTGACTCAGCTGCGCTTCGACATGTCGGGCCGCGTGCTGCGCCACGGGGACGAGACCGAACTGGATCTGTCGGCCAGCCCCGCCAGCCTGGCCCTGGACCTGGCCGAGATCACCGATCTCGGTCCCCATTCGCCGCATCACTTCCTGCGCCCCTCGCCCCGCATCCCGCATGTCGCGGCCATCGCCGATTTCGCGCGCGCCGCCTGCGCCGGTGCGCCCACCCTGCGAGAGGCTGTGCAATCGCTGGGCCGCGCCCTCTACGCCCACATGCGCTTCGATTCCGCCGCGACCGAGATCGACACCCCTATCGCCGACGCCTTTGCCGGGCGGCACGGCGTCTGCCAGGACTTTTCGCAGATCATGATCTCGGGCCTGCGCGGCATCGGCGTTCCGGGGGCCTATGTCTCGGGCTTCCTGCGCACCGTGCCGCCGCCGGGCAGGCCCCGGCTGGAAGGTGCCGACGCCATGCACGCCTGGGTTCGCGCCTGGACCGGGGCCGAGGCGGGCTGGTGCGAATACGACCCGACCAATGCCTGCTTCGTGGGCGCCGATCACGTCACCATCGGCTATGGCCGCGACTATGGCGACGTGGCCCCCGTCACCGGATCCATGCGGCTGGCCGGATCGCAATCGGGCAGCCACAGCGTCGACATCATCGCCGAGGACTAG